Proteins encoded by one window of Halobaculum halobium:
- the fdhF gene encoding formate dehydrogenase subunit alpha → MSADGNERGDGRDPLPRVPDETRVSDPRTSTPLTETFAPGTAADPPVRAAEDGGCGCGSCGCGGDEADGDAIPNPTTDGDEGEPVTVVVDGTEVSVPAGATLLDAMEAVEYEGTVPALCAYGRDGGDCSDDIGPRSTCRTCTVEADGELVPACSQPAEDGVSVRTDDPDAREAREVNLDLVLSDHNLRCTTCNQNGRCELQDAAIDTGVEEPRFGVFDERSEYEPLDDTSSFIQIDRNKCITCARCVDACNDVQVSGVLRIEGTGEDTEIGFQSEAETMADSACVSCGHCATVCPTGSLTEQGLAGLATLPIPGFTHANSVGKSLTADAEKAARATSETGGRRGAGGDHSGARTGDGAAGADGADSPSPTRERAESDGLASALRWAKRTAGDAGRSALLAGEHAAESLAARTMKEGWLFDAASRVADHRLKDVEFTETTCGFCAVGCRFQLVSKDDEVLGAVPTDDPADAPVNDFSTCVKGKFGYEFANSDERLTTPLVRGDDGELRGASWEAALSRVAEGFESIRERSGSDALATFASSKCTNEEDYLMQKFARAVLGTKNVDNCARLCHSSTVAALKQTLGYGAMSNRINEDIGEADAYLITGSNTTESHPVLATRIKRNVHDGADLVVFDPRKVEITEHASQYVRTDPGYDVAWINGLIRYIVANDLHDAAFVEERTRNFEALREKVEPFTPEEVERLAGVAPEDLERAAETLASADSVVFGWAMGMTQHSHGTQNVLALADLALVTGNLGKPGAGVSPFRGHNNVQGGGGDMGTLPNLLPGYRDPGDPDVLDEFENAWGVRPPAEEGLTVPEVFDEALAGNVEGLYVMGENPALSEPDLAHAEEALAALDFLVVQDVFPTETAAYADVVLPAATFSEKEGTFTNTERRVQLVGKATEPPGDARQDWAIIQELANRIDHAGGPWAYDGPAAVMDEISDVAPIYGGISHDRLREEGGLQWPCEDESDPGTPYLYEDAFNFPDGRARFVPADTGEPGDLPSEAFPLTLTTGRVLYHWHTGTLTRKVEGLLDHVGEAFVEVNPATAERLGVADGERVRVESPRGAIEVRAEVSDRPGDGVVFVPMHFADGAVNRLTGDHVDPTSGIPEYKVSSVRIRRLGDDGESKSPPERGNTDGVAGDD, encoded by the coding sequence GTGAGCGCGGACGGGAACGAGCGGGGCGACGGCCGCGACCCGCTCCCGCGGGTCCCCGACGAGACGCGGGTGTCGGACCCGCGCACGTCGACGCCGCTGACCGAGACGTTCGCGCCTGGGACGGCCGCCGACCCGCCCGTGCGGGCGGCCGAGGACGGCGGGTGCGGCTGCGGATCGTGCGGGTGCGGAGGCGACGAAGCCGACGGCGACGCCATCCCAAACCCCACCACCGACGGCGACGAGGGCGAACCCGTGACCGTCGTCGTCGACGGCACCGAGGTGTCGGTGCCCGCGGGCGCGACCCTGTTGGACGCGATGGAGGCCGTCGAGTACGAGGGGACCGTCCCCGCGCTGTGCGCGTACGGCCGCGACGGCGGCGACTGCTCGGACGACATCGGGCCGCGCTCGACGTGCCGCACCTGCACTGTCGAGGCCGACGGGGAGTTGGTTCCCGCCTGTTCACAGCCCGCAGAAGACGGCGTATCGGTGCGGACCGACGACCCGGACGCCCGCGAGGCTCGGGAGGTGAACCTCGATCTCGTTCTCTCTGACCACAACCTCCGGTGTACCACCTGCAACCAGAACGGCCGCTGCGAGCTACAGGACGCCGCGATCGACACGGGCGTCGAGGAACCCCGGTTCGGCGTCTTCGACGAGCGAAGCGAGTACGAGCCTCTCGACGACACCTCGTCGTTCATCCAGATCGACCGCAACAAGTGCATCACCTGCGCGCGCTGCGTCGACGCCTGCAACGACGTGCAGGTGTCGGGGGTCCTCCGGATCGAGGGGACCGGCGAGGACACCGAGATCGGGTTTCAGTCCGAGGCAGAGACGATGGCCGACTCGGCGTGCGTCTCCTGCGGCCACTGCGCGACGGTATGTCCGACCGGTTCGCTGACCGAGCAGGGGCTCGCCGGGCTCGCGACGCTGCCGATTCCGGGGTTCACGCACGCGAACAGCGTCGGGAAGTCGCTGACGGCGGACGCGGAGAAGGCCGCCCGGGCAACGAGCGAGACGGGTGGCCGACGCGGAGCGGGCGGCGACCACAGCGGCGCGCGAACCGGCGACGGCGCGGCCGGAGCCGACGGCGCCGACAGCCCCTCGCCGACCCGCGAGCGCGCCGAGTCGGACGGGCTCGCCTCGGCGCTGCGGTGGGCGAAGCGGACGGCGGGCGACGCCGGCCGCTCGGCGCTGCTCGCCGGCGAACACGCCGCCGAGTCGCTGGCGGCTCGGACGATGAAGGAGGGGTGGCTGTTCGACGCCGCGAGCCGGGTCGCCGATCACCGCCTGAAAGACGTGGAGTTCACCGAGACAACGTGCGGCTTCTGCGCGGTCGGCTGTCGCTTCCAGCTCGTCTCGAAGGACGACGAGGTGCTCGGGGCGGTGCCGACCGACGACCCCGCGGACGCGCCGGTGAACGACTTCTCGACGTGCGTGAAGGGGAAGTTCGGCTACGAGTTCGCGAACTCGGACGAGCGACTGACGACGCCGCTGGTGCGGGGCGACGACGGCGAGCTTCGCGGAGCCTCGTGGGAAGCGGCGCTCTCCCGGGTCGCCGAGGGATTCGAGTCGATCCGCGAACGCTCTGGGTCGGACGCGCTGGCGACGTTCGCCTCCTCGAAGTGTACCAACGAGGAGGACTACCTGATGCAGAAGTTCGCGCGCGCCGTCCTCGGGACGAAGAACGTCGACAACTGCGCGCGGCTGTGTCACTCCTCGACGGTCGCGGCGCTCAAGCAGACCCTCGGCTACGGCGCGATGTCGAACCGCATCAACGAGGACATCGGCGAGGCCGACGCCTACCTCATCACCGGGTCGAACACGACCGAGAGCCACCCGGTGCTGGCGACGCGGATCAAGCGAAACGTCCACGACGGTGCTGACCTGGTCGTGTTCGACCCCCGGAAAGTGGAGATCACCGAGCACGCGAGCCAGTACGTGCGCACCGACCCCGGGTACGACGTGGCGTGGATCAACGGCCTGATCCGGTACATCGTCGCCAACGATCTCCACGACGCCGCGTTCGTCGAGGAGCGCACGCGAAACTTCGAGGCCCTCCGCGAGAAGGTGGAGCCGTTCACGCCCGAGGAGGTCGAGCGGCTCGCGGGCGTCGCGCCCGAGGATCTGGAACGGGCGGCCGAGACACTCGCCAGCGCGGACTCGGTTGTGTTCGGGTGGGCGATGGGAATGACCCAGCACAGCCACGGCACCCAGAACGTCCTCGCGCTGGCGGACCTCGCGCTCGTCACTGGTAACCTTGGGAAACCCGGCGCAGGCGTCTCGCCGTTCCGCGGCCACAACAACGTGCAGGGCGGCGGTGGCGACATGGGAACGCTCCCGAACCTCCTGCCCGGCTACCGCGATCCGGGCGACCCGGACGTGCTCGACGAGTTCGAGAACGCGTGGGGCGTCCGCCCCCCCGCCGAGGAGGGATTGACGGTTCCGGAGGTGTTCGACGAGGCCCTCGCGGGCAACGTGGAGGGCCTGTACGTGATGGGAGAGAACCCCGCGCTGTCGGAGCCGGACCTGGCTCACGCCGAGGAGGCGTTGGCCGCGCTCGACTTCCTCGTCGTACAGGACGTCTTCCCGACGGAGACGGCGGCGTACGCCGACGTGGTGCTCCCGGCAGCGACGTTCTCCGAGAAGGAGGGCACCTTCACGAACACGGAGCGACGCGTGCAGTTGGTCGGGAAGGCGACCGAACCGCCGGGCGACGCCCGCCAGGACTGGGCGATCATCCAAGAACTGGCGAACCGGATCGATCACGCGGGAGGTCCCTGGGCGTACGACGGCCCCGCGGCCGTGATGGACGAAATCAGCGACGTGGCGCCGATCTACGGCGGCATCAGTCACGACCGTCTCCGCGAGGAGGGCGGGCTCCAGTGGCCCTGCGAGGACGAGTCTGACCCTGGGACGCCGTACCTGTACGAGGATGCGTTTAACTTCCCCGACGGGAGGGCGCGGTTCGTCCCCGCCGACACGGGCGAGCCGGGCGACCTCCCGAGCGAGGCGTTCCCGCTCACGCTCACGACGGGCCGCGTGCTGTACCACTGGCACACCGGGACGCTGACGCGGAAGGTCGAGGGGCTGCTCGACCACGTCGGCGAGGCGTTCGTCGAAGTGAACCCCGCCACCGCCGAGCGCCTCGGGGTCGCCGACGGCGAGCGCGTCAGGGTCGAGTCGCCGCGGGGCGCCATCGAGGTGCGCGCCGAGGTCAGCGACCGCCCGGGTGACGGCGTCGTCTTCGTCCCGATGCACTTCGCCGACGGCGCCGTGAACCGCCTCACCGGCGATCACGTCGACCCAACGAGCGGCATCCCCGAGTACAAGGTGTCGAGCGTCCGGATCCGTCGCCTCGGCGACGACGGGGAATCGAAGTCGCCACCGGAGCGAGGAAACACCGACGGGGTCGCCGGTGACGACTGA
- a CDS encoding Gfo/Idh/MocA family protein, whose translation MTDEPIDIGVLGYRFMGKAHANALDRLPMFFEDAPETNRHTVIGRDEEALADAAETLGFEHTATDWCEVIDEVDAFYNLGPNHLHVEPSIAALEAGTPVLCEKPLAPTLAGAEEMRDAAAAADVPAACAFNYRFVPAIRYAKRLIDAGELGEIRQVRGRYLQDWLSDPEAPWSWRNDEDMAGSGALGDLGAHTIDLARFLVGDRVSEAASVSGHRKTFTEERPVEGADGETRPVTVDDAYSAQVEYDSGAMATFEASRVTEGHKNDHTIAVHGSEGSLQFSLERLNELEVMTGDARGYETVLVTDEDDPYIDHWWPPGHVIGWEHTFVHENYEFLTSVAQNPTNGGDEVGGTGEGAEFHPNFEDAYEVQRVLDAIGRSDAEGVRVNLN comes from the coding sequence ATGACCGACGAACCCATCGACATCGGCGTCCTGGGGTATCGCTTCATGGGGAAAGCGCACGCGAACGCGCTCGACCGCCTCCCCATGTTCTTCGAGGACGCTCCCGAGACGAACCGCCACACGGTGATCGGACGCGACGAGGAGGCACTAGCGGACGCCGCAGAGACGCTCGGCTTCGAGCACACCGCCACCGACTGGTGCGAGGTGATCGACGAGGTGGACGCCTTCTACAACCTCGGCCCGAACCACCTCCACGTCGAACCGTCCATCGCGGCGCTGGAGGCCGGCACGCCCGTCCTCTGTGAGAAGCCGTTGGCGCCGACGCTCGCGGGCGCCGAGGAGATGCGCGACGCCGCCGCCGCTGCGGACGTGCCCGCCGCCTGCGCGTTCAACTACCGGTTCGTCCCGGCGATTCGCTACGCGAAGCGACTCATCGACGCGGGCGAACTCGGCGAGATTCGACAGGTCCGCGGCAGATACCTCCAGGACTGGCTGTCGGACCCGGAGGCGCCGTGGAGTTGGCGCAACGACGAGGACATGGCCGGGTCGGGCGCGCTCGGCGACCTCGGCGCGCACACGATCGACCTCGCGCGCTTCCTCGTCGGCGACCGGGTCAGTGAGGCCGCGAGCGTCTCTGGGCACCGCAAGACGTTCACCGAGGAACGCCCGGTCGAGGGCGCCGACGGCGAGACGCGACCCGTCACCGTCGACGACGCCTACTCCGCGCAGGTGGAGTACGACTCGGGGGCGATGGCCACCTTCGAGGCCTCCCGAGTGACAGAGGGTCACAAGAACGACCACACGATCGCCGTCCACGGCAGCGAAGGGAGCCTGCAGTTCTCGCTGGAACGCCTGAACGAACTGGAGGTCATGACCGGCGACGCCCGCGGCTACGAGACCGTGCTCGTCACCGACGAGGACGACCCCTACATCGACCACTGGTGGCCGCCAGGGCACGTCATCGGCTGGGAGCACACGTTCGTCCACGAGAACTACGAGTTCCTGACAAGCGTGGCGCAAAATCCCACAAACGGGGGCGACGAAGTCGGCGGAACCGGCGAGGGCGCCGAGTTCCACCCGAACTTCGAGGACGCCTACGAGGTCCAGCGCGTGCTCGATGCGATCGGGCGCTCGGACGCCGAAGGCGTCCGCGTGAACCTCAACTGA